In one Oryzias latipes chromosome 13, ASM223467v1 genomic region, the following are encoded:
- the LOC101167311 gene encoding uncharacterized protein LOC101167311, which translates to MEDTSTVAGKLEPLVLNKSTMNNNKGQKWTASQESQQMECTLSYQDKFQPKKRKPSSEASAHDLTNSFETTAAGASRDISMLLTKFAQVLRERAAADTSKMKELEILLTEARNLESYLKEKKSHLKQTLAQISDKLQG; encoded by the exons ATGGAGGACACGTCTACAGTAGCAGGAAAACTGGAGCCGCTAGTGTTAAACAAGTCAACAATGAACAACAACAAGGGACAAAAATGGACAGCATCCCAAGAA TCTCAGCAGATGGAATGTACACTTTCATATCAAGACAAGTTTCAGCCAAAGAAGAGGAAACCCTCTTCTGAAGCATCTGCTCATGATTTGACAAACTCATTTGAAACCACAGCTGCAG GGGCGAGTAGAGATATCAGCATGCTGCTTACAAAGTTTGCCCAAGTGTTGAG GGAGAGAGCTGCAGCAGACACCTCCAAGATGAAGGAGCTGGAGATCCTTCTGACTGAAGCCAGGAACCTGGAGTCCTACCTGAAGGAGAAGAAAAGCCACCTGAAGCAAACTCTGGCTCAGATTTCTGACAAACTTCAGGGTTGA
- the bco2 gene encoding beta,beta-carotene 9',10'-oxygenase, translated as MSNIKHWKSNSPANKKSKSTKNIRYFTDVHGLPCIEKMVSSVEETPEPISCFITGTIPDWIKGNFLRNGPGKFEIGNQRFNHWFDGMALLHQFKISNGQVTYKSRFLSSDSYQSNQEHNRIAVSEFGTVTMPDPCKNFFQRFLSRFELPKLSDNANVSFVTYKGDYYVSTETNIMHKLDPETLQSTEKVDWSKFIAVNGATAHPHTEPDGTTYNMGNSYTPKGAYYNIIRVPASKQAEGETLEGASVLCAIRSSEKTKPSYYHSFAMSENYVVFIEQPIKMDLLKIATGKLTGKSISDGFSWEPKSNTVFHLIHKDTGKVSPIKYFAKALSTFHQINAFEEGGFLIIDMCASDDGRAITNYKVQNLRKSGEALDEVYNTLCRVFPRRFVLPLNIDSQTPFNQNLVHLANITATCVRIGSNKVFCTHEDLHGEELHHYGGLEFPQINYGKYNTRPYRYFYGCGFRHLVGDTLIKMDLHRKSMKVWEHAGLYPSEPIFVPSPDATEEDDGVILSVVITPNKDKSTFLLVLDAKSFEELGRAAVSVNIPYGFHGAFSATT; from the exons ATGAGCAACATCAAACATTGGAAGAGCAACAGCCCAG caaataaaaaatcGAAGTCTACGAAAAACATCAGGTACTTCACTGATGTGCACGGGCTACCGTGCATTGAGAAGATGGTGAGTTCAGTGGAGGAAACGCCTGAACCCATCAGCTGCTTCATCACAGGCACAATCCCAGATTGGATCAAAGGAAACTTCCTGAGAAACGGACCTGGGAAATTTGAGATTGGCAACCAGAG GTTCAACCACTGGTTTGACGGCATGGCTCTCCTGCATCAGTTTAAAATATCAAACGGACAGGTCACCTACAAAAGCCGCTTCCTCTCAAGCGACAGCTACCAATCCAACCAAGAGCACAACAGAATTGCTGTGTCAGAGTTTGGGACGGTCACCATGCCAGATCCTTGCAAGAACTTCTTCCAGCGCTTCCTGTCCAGGTTTGAGCTACCAA AACTCTCTGACAACGCCAACGTGAGTTTTGTAACCTACAAAGGAGATTACTACGTCAGCACAGAAACCAACATCATGCATAAGTTGGACCCCGAGACCCTGCAGTCCACCGAAAAG GTGGACTGGAGCAAATTCATTGCTGTGAATGGAGCAACTGCACATCCTCACACAGAGCCTGATGGAACAACGTACAACATGGGAAACTCCTACACCCCCAAAG GAGCATACTACAACATCATCCGAGTGCCCGCAAGCAAACAGGCAGAGGGGGAAACCCTGGAGGGAGCCTCCGTGCTGTGCGCCATTCGCTCCTCAGAGAAGACCAAGCCTTCTTACTACCACAGCTTTG CAATGTCTGAGAACTACGTGGTGTTCATAGAGCAGCCAATCAAGATGGACCTATTGAAAATTGCAACTGGGAAGCTGACAGGGAAAAGCATCAGTGATGGTTTCTCCTGGGAGCCCAAATCCAACACAGTCTTCCACCTGATTCATAAAGACACCGGAAAG GTGAGCCCCATCAAATATTTTGCCAAGGCGCTGTCAACGTTCCACCAGATCAATGCTTTTGAGGAGGGGGGCTTCCTGATTATAGACATGTGCGCATCCGACGATGGCCGTGCAATCACAAACTATAAGGTCCAGAACCTGCGCAAGAGTGGTGAAGCtcttgatgag GTTTACAACACTTTGTGCAGAGTCTTCCCGCGGCGTTTTGTGCTTCCTCTCAACATCGACTCCCAAACGCCCTTCAACCAGAACCTGGTCCACCTGGCCAACATCACAGCCACCTGCGTCAGAATCGGCTCAAACAAG GTGTTTTGCACCCATGAGGACCTCCATGGAGAGGAACTCCATCACTATGGGGGCCTAGAGTTCCCACAGATTAACTACGGCAAGTACAACACCCGTCCCTACCGCTACTTCTACGGCTGTGGCTTCAGACACTTGGTAGGAGACACGCTGATCAAAATGGATCTCCACAGGAAGAGCATGAAG GTGTGGGAACATGCGGGTCTGTATCCCTCTGAGCCGATCTTTGTTCCTTCACCTGACGCTACGGAGGAAGACGATGGTGTCATCCTGTCTGTGGTCATCACTCCAAACAAG gACAAAAGTACTTTCCTTCTTGTTTTGGATGCAAAGAGCTTCGAGGAGTTGGGCAGGGCTGCAGTGTCTGTGAACATCCCGTACGGCTTCCACGGAGCGTTTAGCGCCACAACATAA